The Methylacidimicrobium sp. B4 genome contains a region encoding:
- a CDS encoding exo-beta-N-acetylmuramidase NamZ domain-containing protein has product MRRLPGSNHRARFPQAEARRAYRALSSSVKPAGLLLVLFLIGSWLARAQARSVLLGIDVLERTQFAALKGKRVGLITNQASVDSAGRPTRLVLKHASGVRLVALFAPEHGISGEIGAGKHVSFLHDRLTGLPVHPLYGETRHPTRSMLAGLDALVFELQDIGCRSYTYISTMVEAMDAAGELGIPFFVLDRPNPLGGRRIEGPLVQPAWQSFVGRIPVPYVHGMTAGEIARMANRRGWVRHPCALQVVAMEGWRRDMVWEDTDLPWIRTSPNIPWATSPLYYVVTGFLGDLGADAGIGWSPYPFQYVSGRGLDAFALAQEIDRLGFAGVQAVPEGGHGGVVRLEINPRTSANLTALAIYLASRLNQASHPPLLRKASANGKEMLCKLYGSSSILTELNRHQSVRQIAAQWRGSERAFALARQPDLLYPDLPPAERGPHYPRATPVSAGDE; this is encoded by the coding sequence ATGAGACGGCTTCCCGGGAGCAATCATCGTGCGCGCTTCCCGCAAGCAGAAGCGCGGCGAGCCTATCGCGCCCTCTCCTCCTCTGTCAAGCCTGCGGGGCTCCTCCTGGTCCTCTTCCTCATCGGCTCCTGGCTCGCGCGGGCGCAGGCCCGATCGGTCCTGCTCGGGATCGACGTGCTCGAACGCACGCAGTTCGCCGCCTTGAAAGGGAAACGCGTCGGCCTCATCACCAATCAGGCGAGCGTCGACTCGGCCGGGAGACCGACCCGGCTCGTTCTCAAGCACGCCTCCGGCGTCCGGCTCGTCGCCCTCTTTGCTCCGGAGCATGGCATTTCCGGAGAGATCGGCGCGGGAAAGCACGTCTCCTTCCTTCATGACCGGCTGACCGGCCTTCCCGTCCATCCCCTCTATGGGGAGACACGCCACCCGACTCGATCCATGCTCGCGGGGCTCGACGCGCTCGTCTTCGAGCTCCAGGATATTGGCTGCCGCAGCTATACCTACATCAGCACGATGGTGGAGGCCATGGACGCGGCGGGCGAGCTCGGCATCCCCTTCTTCGTCCTCGATCGGCCCAATCCGCTGGGAGGCCGCAGGATCGAAGGGCCGCTCGTCCAACCGGCCTGGCAGTCCTTCGTCGGACGCATCCCGGTCCCCTATGTCCATGGAATGACCGCGGGCGAGATCGCTCGGATGGCCAACCGGAGAGGCTGGGTCCGCCATCCCTGCGCCCTTCAGGTCGTCGCGATGGAAGGCTGGCGGCGGGACATGGTTTGGGAAGATACCGATCTGCCTTGGATTCGCACTTCGCCCAACATCCCTTGGGCGACCTCCCCGCTCTACTACGTGGTGACCGGTTTCCTGGGAGATCTCGGTGCCGACGCGGGAATCGGCTGGTCCCCCTACCCCTTCCAATATGTGTCCGGCCGCGGCTTGGACGCCTTTGCGCTGGCTCAGGAGATCGATCGGCTCGGCTTCGCCGGCGTTCAGGCCGTCCCCGAGGGTGGACACGGTGGGGTGGTGCGCTTGGAGATCAACCCGCGGACGAGCGCCAATCTCACCGCTCTGGCGATCTATCTGGCCTCCCGGCTGAACCAAGCCTCCCATCCGCCGCTCTTGCGCAAAGCGTCGGCAAATGGCAAGGAGATGCTCTGCAAGCTCTATGGAAGCTCCTCGATCCTGACGGAGCTGAATCGGCATCAGAGCGTGAGGCAAATCGCCGCGCAGTGGCGTGGTTCCGAGCGGGCCTTTGCCCTGGCGCGCCAGCCCGATCTCCTCTATCCGGACCTCCCACCGGCCGAGCGCGGGCCGCACTATCCGCGCGCAACACCGGTATCGGCGGGCGACGAATAG
- the glgP gene encoding alpha-glucan family phosphorylase, translating into MTTIPPPKPDGPPVPAGAPLRGKLSAKVAYFSMEIAVDEKIPSYSGGLGVLAADTLRAAAGSLLPMVGVTLLYRRGYFFQRFDAQGWQREEGVVWSPDRVLCELGERVSVLLEGRTVQLRSWLFWIRDAGEGRTPILFLDSDLPENSEWDRTLSHYLYGGDSRYRLCQEAILGIGGVRMLRKLGFAQVELFHMNEGHSSLLILELLEEEARRSGRTEPVAEDVEAVRRKCAFTTHTPVSAGHDRFPLEMVRRTIRLPAIADSEYRGRFCCAGEVNLTHLAFQFSHYINGVAKRHSEVSRALFYPARIDSITNGIHVPYWTSPPMQELFDRHIPGWRADAFSIRYAIAISLEEIRRAHEASKAALLEHVNRETNAGMSMEALTIGFARRATAYKRAELILTDIERLKRMAREKGPIQLLFAGKAHPQDDEGKRTIQRIIQAQPLLLPDIRMVYLAEYDLALARLLVAGVDLWLNTPQPPMEASGTSGMKAAVNGVPSLSVLDGWWIEGCIEGVTGWSVGPDHYQRNESSDVRRDAADLYAKLEGVIVPLFYGDADGFARVMRQGIALNASFFNAQRMLQQYVLKAYFA; encoded by the coding sequence ATGACGACAATCCCACCCCCCAAGCCGGATGGACCGCCGGTGCCGGCTGGCGCACCACTTCGAGGGAAGCTCTCTGCCAAGGTCGCCTACTTTTCGATGGAGATCGCGGTGGACGAGAAGATTCCCAGCTACAGCGGAGGGCTGGGCGTTTTGGCGGCCGACACGCTCCGTGCGGCTGCCGGCTCGCTTCTTCCCATGGTCGGCGTCACCCTGCTCTATCGGCGGGGTTATTTCTTTCAACGGTTCGACGCCCAAGGGTGGCAGCGGGAAGAAGGGGTCGTCTGGTCTCCGGATAGGGTCTTATGCGAGCTCGGCGAGCGCGTGTCGGTCCTTCTCGAGGGGAGGACCGTGCAGCTGCGCTCGTGGCTCTTTTGGATTCGCGACGCAGGCGAAGGAAGGACTCCAATCCTCTTTCTCGACAGCGATCTCCCCGAGAACTCCGAATGGGATCGCACCCTTTCGCATTATCTCTATGGGGGGGATAGCCGCTACCGGCTCTGCCAGGAGGCGATCCTGGGCATCGGCGGGGTCCGCATGCTGCGCAAGCTCGGGTTTGCTCAGGTCGAGCTCTTTCACATGAACGAGGGGCACTCGAGCCTCCTCATCCTGGAACTTTTGGAGGAGGAGGCGAGGCGCTCCGGACGAACGGAGCCTGTGGCGGAAGACGTGGAAGCGGTGCGGCGCAAATGCGCGTTCACGACCCACACGCCGGTCTCAGCGGGGCACGACCGCTTTCCACTGGAAATGGTGCGGAGGACGATCCGTCTGCCTGCGATCGCCGATAGCGAATACCGGGGCCGATTCTGCTGCGCGGGTGAGGTGAACCTCACCCATCTCGCCTTTCAATTCAGCCATTACATCAATGGGGTTGCCAAGCGGCACTCCGAGGTCTCGAGGGCTCTCTTCTACCCTGCACGAATCGATTCGATCACCAACGGCATCCATGTTCCCTACTGGACGAGCCCTCCCATGCAGGAGCTCTTCGATCGGCATATCCCCGGCTGGCGCGCCGATGCCTTCAGCATCCGGTATGCCATTGCGATTTCCCTGGAGGAGATTCGGCGAGCGCACGAGGCGAGCAAGGCCGCCCTTCTGGAGCATGTGAACCGGGAGACCAACGCCGGGATGAGCATGGAAGCCCTGACCATCGGGTTTGCTCGCCGGGCGACCGCGTATAAGAGAGCGGAGCTGATTCTGACTGACATCGAGCGGCTCAAGCGGATGGCTCGGGAGAAGGGGCCGATTCAGCTCCTCTTCGCCGGCAAGGCCCATCCGCAAGACGACGAAGGGAAGCGGACGATCCAAAGGATCATCCAAGCCCAACCCCTCCTTCTGCCGGATATCCGGATGGTCTATCTCGCCGAGTACGACCTGGCGCTCGCCCGCCTTCTCGTTGCCGGAGTCGATCTCTGGCTCAACACTCCGCAGCCCCCAATGGAGGCTTCCGGCACGAGCGGAATGAAAGCAGCCGTCAATGGAGTGCCGAGCCTCTCGGTCCTCGACGGCTGGTGGATTGAAGGATGCATCGAGGGGGTTACGGGCTGGTCGGTCGGGCCGGACCATTATCAACGCAACGAAAGCTCCGATGTCCGGCGGGATGCCGCCGATCTCTACGCCAAGCTCGAAGGCGTGATCGTGCCGCTCTTCTACGGGGACGCGGACGGCTTTGCGCGCGTCATGCGGCAGGGAATTGCGCTCAACGCTTCCTTCTTTAACGCGCAGAGAATGTTGCAGCAGTACGTGCTCAAGGCCTATTTTGCGTAG